The Novibacillus thermophilus genome segment ATATCTTTGGGACGATCTTGTTTAAAATGTTCTATAGTTTTATCGGAAGCATCGATGTTAATCCCTTTCCAACCGAAGAAAGTATGCAATATAAACGTGTTAGAATACTTGCGAGGATGAAAAGCGCCAACATCTACATAAAAGCCGTTTCTAATATCACCCTTAAACTTCTTAAACAGTCTTAATAAAATCACATCTTCTGCTGATTGACCGAAGTGAAACCCAACCCCATCAGTAGCAGCCGTTGCCAAAAACATGGCTGGAGAGACCTTTTGACCAAATAATCTAAAAGGCATGTTTTTTGTCCCATTCTTTTTCTCTACCATTGGTTAACTCCTTTCTCAATCGAGATAAATGGGTTGAATACCCAAAATGTTGTTCAACATATTCATACGCTCTATTCACTTGAGCTTCATAGTAATCATCATCACTCATTAGTTGGTTAATTTTTTCCTTCACTTCAAAAGGGTTGGCATAAATCGCAGCTTCTCTAAATAACTCTTGGTAACTATACGGGACAATAACCGGTACACCTGCCGCCATAGCTTCTATGATCACCCGACCAAAGGCTTCTATCCAATTAGGATGTGTGAAATACACAAAGACATCCAACGTGGATAGAAAGTCCTTAGGATGCATCTCTCCAAACTCTAATACGTGCCAATTGGAAGGTAGCCGTCCAAGTACCCTCCTCGGTATTTCCGCTCCACCAAGTATATGTACTTCATATCCATCTGAATCTGGATAAATTGCAAGCAATTCTTCTCGATTTGAAGGCCATTTTACGTATTGGTCTCTAGAATGCCTTCCTATTCTCACGCTTGTCCCCCTTTTAGGGCGTGAAGGGCGTTTCCACTCCTCTACATTAATAATGTTTGACCAGTCCTCTTTTGCTAAAGTGATAGACTTTAACTCCTCAGCATGATGCTCATGGAGTGCTTTTCGAATGAGTGGACCGATTGGATGCCATACACCTTCCTTTCCAAAATATTCCTGAAGGTGTTCACTGGCTCTTCTAATATCGTAACGCAACACGGCATTCGGCCCATAATCGCTCATAGGGGTCTGGTTCACGATAACACGAATGTCTTTAGCTTTCACATCTGGAACAAAACGTTGCCATTCCTGCAATATAGGAGGATACCTCAGAAGTAGTATGTCACATGACACCTTCTCCCCATAGACGATCATTTGGACGCTATCACCGTCAATTAGATCCCGTATTTTGGGATTGATTTTTTTTCGGGGAGGATAATCATACCGGGACATCTGAATCAATCCTGTACGAAGTCCCATCTGTTTCTGGGCTTTGATCTCCTCTAAGTTCGATATGTTGGATCCCCCGTCTAAACGAAAATCAGATGCCAAGATCACATCAAAGTGACGTCTACCAGAACCTTGACGTTTCGGCAACATTGGCTCCGGAACAGCAAAAGGACGTGACTGTTGAGGAAATTCATAACGTAAATTCTTATTTTGACTATGGAAATAAGTCTGTGCCTCAGCATATTCTTTACGTGCTCCCATGAAGTATCCAGGAAAGCCGAAGGCGGAGTTTCCAGTCAGAGACGATTCAGATTGACGTTGGAAAGAGAGAGGACCTGTTGGCACCTCGACTACTGCTTCCTCACCAAAAACTTTTTTAATCCTTTTGATAAATTCGGAATCTGCGCCAAACCGGACACAATCCCAGTACCCGACCGCTTCCATCACGGGCTTACGACGGAACATAAAGGATGACATATTGCTAAATATATAGGCCCCCGGCTTACCTCTCCTGAAAAATTTGAGTTCATTAGTTGCACGTGCCTGCTGAGAAGTGTTTCCGATCACTGACGGATTTTCTAGTAAATGACGCACTTGTTTCTCAATCTTTTCAGGATGCGACCAGTCATCGGCGTCATTCACCGTCACAAAATCACCCGACGCCTCGCGAAGCGCAAGGTTGCGAGCTACATAAGCACCTCCGTTAGATTTTGCTTTGATCAAATGCACTCTCTTATCACGCGCTACATATTCTTCTACAATGGAGACTGTCCGGTCCGTACTGCAATCATCGACAACAAATATTTCCAAATTGGTCCATGTTTGTGTGAGTACAGACCCTAGTGACGTGTCAATAACATCTTCGGCATTATAGACAGGAATAATGACTGTGACTTTTACAGTCTCGTGTTCCGAAAGCCGCACCCCTTCGCTTATTTCACGCTCGCATACGAGGCAGTCATACAAGGGACGATCGGTAGACGTCATTAATGAAACAGTACTGATTCCATACAACTGCAATGCTTTGTTGATCCACTTTATGCGCGCAGAAGCTGATGATTCTAAATTCGCAGCCGCAAGATAAAGATCGGCATTAGGTCCCTCTTCTAATGCGGACATTATAGTACGTTTAGCCGCCTCAATATTTCCCAATAATTCATGACATTCTGCTTCTATTATGGCCACACGACGTAATTGTTCAGAATCCGTCTCTCCTTCAATTGCTTGGGGCAACATTTCCAGACAACGGCATGCATTCTCTCTATTATTTTGATTCGCATGCCATAAGGATAACTCCCATGCAGCTTTTCTTTTTATAAAGGGATCCTTACTCTCTTGATATATGTTTCTAAGATCATTTAACCCACGTTGTGTAAAACCGAGATTCTGAAGCCGAAATTTGGTTAGTTCAATTTCACGTAAATGAGTTTGAATATTCCCTCGACTAAATAGCCTTTTAATCTTCTTTTTCTGTTTTTGAGTAAACAAGTTTGTTATAAATCGCCTTTGTTTTGTATCGAATAACTTATAAGCAATCCATTCAAGAAAATCTATCACTTTGCTCTTGAGTACTTCCATACAAATATCATCTCAGTCTTCAATTAAATTAATTTCGTTTTTTCTTCTCAATATTTGTTAACTTTTTGTATTGTGTCACTGCTTCCTTAGGTTCTCCGTCGAAACGTATCTTACCTTGATCGATCCAAATAACTCGCGTACAAACCTTTTCAACAAATCTCATACTGTGCGAAACGATGATAACCGCCTTAGCCTGTCCTATCATTTCCTGCATTTTTTCACTGGCCTTTTGTTGGAATGCCATGTCCCCGGTTGATAAAGCTTCGTCAATGATAAAAATATCGGGCTGTAATGTAGCTGCTATACTGAATCCAAGTCTCGATCTCATACCACTGGAGTATTCCTTTACCGGCTTATTGATAAACCTCTCTAATTCAGAAAAACTGACGATTTTTTGATATTCGCATTCCACTCTCTTCTTAGGTATTCCAAGGAGCATACCGTTTAAATAAATGTTATCTCTCCCTGTTAGCTGAGCATTAAATCCCGTTCCATAACCGAGTAACGCCGTAGTTTCTCCTTTAAGTTTTAACGAACCTTTGTCTGGAGTAATAATTTTAGTCAAAACTTTGCACAGTGTACTTTTACCCGCACCATTTTTTCCGATAATCCCGACAATTTCCCCTTCATTGATTTCAAAGCTCACATTATCAAGTGCCCAGTGCGTTTCTTTACCGATCTGATAAGAAACACTGATATTCTTCGCTACCATTACACGTCTATTTTTAATGTCTGATTCAGTTTTCTGTATGGAAAAACTTTTTCCTGATTTTGGTTTTTCCGGCACAGTAGAACGGTACATCTCGACAATTTCTTCTGGATTCCCTTCGGCCCTAATGACCCCCTTGTCCAACCATATTAAACGATCACAGTTGGACTGGGCGTAGCGTAGACTGTGAGTCACCAAAATAACCATTTTTGCCCTACTTACAAGTTCCCGCATCTTGGCCGCAGCCTTCTGGCTAAATTCAGCATCTCCTGTATTTAAAGCTTCATCAAGTATGAGAATCTCCGGTTCTAAAAACGAGGCAACACTAAACCCGAGCCGTGACTTCATGCCGCTTGAATATGTTTTGACAGGGCGGTCAAAAAAAGCTCCTATACCGGAAAAATCATGAATTTGTTGAATGAACTTATTTATTTTACTCTTTTCTATCCCTAACATCATTCCGTTTACATATACGTTTTCTCGGCCTGTTAACTCCTTGTTAAAACCCATTCCTAAGGAAAAGAGTGCAGATACACTGCCATCAACATAGAGATTACCTTCATCGGGGTGGAGTATCCCCGCAATTAACTTGCAGAGAGTGGTTTTTCCTGAGCCGTTTGACCCTATGATCCCCAAAATCTCTCCTTGATAACCTGTAAGGTTAATATTTCTCAACGGCCAAAACAGCTGATGTCGATTAAGTTTTTTCTTCCTGCTTAGAAAATCAAATACACGTGACTTATAATCGTCTTTCTGAAACCCAGTTTTAAAGGAAACGCCAATATTTTCGGCTTTTATGACAATTTGATTCGTCAGTTTATGTGGCTTTTTTTCCAATAACATAAGATACCCTCATTTAGAGTGCTTTTATTATTTTGTGTTCATTTTGGCTATAATAAAACAATAAGCCAGCCATTACAACAAGTGAGCTAATACCAATAATAAGCAACCCAGTAAAGTCTGGAGCTGATTGGTACATAAGTATGTCGCGATATGCCCCGACAATAATCGCAACCGGGTTAATATCAGTAACCCAACTGTACTCAGCAGGCAGCCGACGCCCCTCCCAAATGATGGGGAGGCATAGAAAATAATGCGGACAATATGGCCCAA includes the following:
- a CDS encoding glycosyltransferase produces the protein MEVLKSKVIDFLEWIAYKLFDTKQRRFITNLFTQKQKKKIKRLFSRGNIQTHLREIELTKFRLQNLGFTQRGLNDLRNIYQESKDPFIKRKAAWELSLWHANQNNRENACRCLEMLPQAIEGETDSEQLRRVAIIEAECHELLGNIEAAKRTIMSALEEGPNADLYLAAANLESSASARIKWINKALQLYGISTVSLMTSTDRPLYDCLVCEREISEGVRLSEHETVKVTVIIPVYNAEDVIDTSLGSVLTQTWTNLEIFVVDDCSTDRTVSIVEEYVARDKRVHLIKAKSNGGAYVARNLALREASGDFVTVNDADDWSHPEKIEKQVRHLLENPSVIGNTSQQARATNELKFFRRGKPGAYIFSNMSSFMFRRKPVMEAVGYWDCVRFGADSEFIKRIKKVFGEEAVVEVPTGPLSFQRQSESSLTGNSAFGFPGYFMGARKEYAEAQTYFHSQNKNLRYEFPQQSRPFAVPEPMLPKRQGSGRRHFDVILASDFRLDGGSNISNLEEIKAQKQMGLRTGLIQMSRYDYPPRKKINPKIRDLIDGDSVQMIVYGEKVSCDILLLRYPPILQEWQRFVPDVKAKDIRVIVNQTPMSDYGPNAVLRYDIRRASEHLQEYFGKEGVWHPIGPLIRKALHEHHAEELKSITLAKEDWSNIINVEEWKRPSRPKRGTSVRIGRHSRDQYVKWPSNREELLAIYPDSDGYEVHILGGAEIPRRVLGRLPSNWHVLEFGEMHPKDFLSTLDVFVYFTHPNWIEAFGRVIIEAMAAGVPVIVPYSYQELFREAAIYANPFEVKEKINQLMSDDDYYEAQVNRAYEYVEQHFGYSTHLSRLRKELTNGREKEWDKKHAF
- a CDS encoding ABC transporter ATP-binding protein, encoding MLLEKKPHKLTNQIVIKAENIGVSFKTGFQKDDYKSRVFDFLSRKKKLNRHQLFWPLRNINLTGYQGEILGIIGSNGSGKTTLCKLIAGILHPDEGNLYVDGSVSALFSLGMGFNKELTGRENVYVNGMMLGIEKSKINKFIQQIHDFSGIGAFFDRPVKTYSSGMKSRLGFSVASFLEPEILILDEALNTGDAEFSQKAAAKMRELVSRAKMVILVTHSLRYAQSNCDRLIWLDKGVIRAEGNPEEIVEMYRSTVPEKPKSGKSFSIQKTESDIKNRRVMVAKNISVSYQIGKETHWALDNVSFEINEGEIVGIIGKNGAGKSTLCKVLTKIITPDKGSLKLKGETTALLGYGTGFNAQLTGRDNIYLNGMLLGIPKKRVECEYQKIVSFSELERFINKPVKEYSSGMRSRLGFSIAATLQPDIFIIDEALSTGDMAFQQKASEKMQEMIGQAKAVIIVSHSMRFVEKVCTRVIWIDQGKIRFDGEPKEAVTQYKKLTNIEKKKRN